Proteins encoded by one window of Lathyrus oleraceus cultivar Zhongwan6 chromosome 1, CAAS_Psat_ZW6_1.0, whole genome shotgun sequence:
- the LOC127135834 gene encoding protein LURP-one-related 6, with the protein MSYTTPIVSKLYCSTSQTMFGVRKRPHVVNGGGFVVTDCSTQKVVFKVHGCGIHGKKDELILRDGDGEALLLMRRKGGMVEALSIYKKWRGYSVNYEGLQKLIFSLKEPGNSCLVKNRGIKISIESSAVGNKGWDFEIKGYFPDKHCSIVDNRGNIVAQVGMNKEVEKLMESKDLYHVVVKPGMDQAFVFGVIATLDYIYGESTYC; encoded by the exons ATGAGCTACACGACGCCAATCGTTAGTAAACTCTATTGTTCAACATCGCAGACGATGTTCGGTGTGAGGAAAAGGCCACACGTGGTGAATGGAGGTGGTTTTGTTGTCACGGATTGTAGTACTCAAAAGGTTGTATTCAAGGTTCATGGCTGTGGTATTCATGGCAAAAAAGATGAGTTGATTCTTAGAGACGGTGATGGAGAAGCTTTGCTTCTCATGCGTCGAAAG ggAGGTATGGTTGAGGCTCTAAGTATTTACAAGAAGTGGAGAGGTTATAGTGTAAACTATGAAGGATTACAGAAACTTATTTTCAGCTTAAAAGAACCTGGAAATTCATGTTTGGTTAAGAATAGAGGAATCAAAATTTCTATTGAGTCAAGTGCGGTTGGAAACAAAGGTTGGGACTTTGAAATTAAGGGCTATTTTCCTGATAAGCATTGCAGCATTGTGGACAATAGAGGCAACATCGTAGCACAG GTTGGGATGAATAAAGAAGTTGAGAAATTGATGGAAAGCAAGGATTTGTATCATGTGGTAGTGAAACCAGGGATGGATCAAGCTTTTGTTTTTGGAGTTATAGCAACTCTTGATTATATTTATGGAGAATCTACATATTGTTAA